TCAGGCACGACACGCGGGTGATGTTGGTCGGGGTCAGGCCACGGCGGTAGACCTGGTGCATGACCACCGCCATCCAGATCAGGCCACTGGCCACGTGCAGGCCGTGGGTGGCCACCAGCGCGAAGAACGCCGACAGGTAGGCACTGGTGCTGGGACCGGCGCCTTCGTGGATCAGGTGCGAGAACTCGTAGATCTCCATGCCAATGAACGAGGCACCGAGCACGAAAGTCACGGCCAGCCAGCGCAGCACCGCCGAGGTGTCGTGGCGATGCATCGCCAGCACGGCCTGGCCGTAGGTGATGCTGGAGACCAGCAGCAGGAAGGTCTCGGCCATCACGAACGGCAGCGAGAACAGGTCCTTGCCGGTGGGGCCGCCGGCGTAGGCGGTGCTGAGCACCGCATACGAGGCGAACAGCGAACCGAACAGCACCAGGTCGGACATGAGGTAGACCCACATGCCGAACACCTTCATGCCGCCCTGTTCGTGGCCATGGTCGTGTTCGTGGTGGTCCTCGTGCGCCAGGGTGTCGCTGGCCAGCTCGGGGCGGGTCAACAGGTTCATGCGCGTACCTCCTTCAACTTGGCCAGGCTGGCCGCTTCGGTGCGCGCCACCTCTTCGGAACTGACGTAGTAGTCCACGTCCTCGTCGTAGGACCGCACGATCAGGGTGACGATCATCGCGATGAAGCTGGCCGCAGCCATCCACCAGATGTGCCAGACCAGGGCGAAGCACAGCACCAGGATCCAGATGTTGAGGATCAGTGGCACGCCGGTGTTCTTCGGCATGTGGATCGCTGCGTACTTCTTCGGCGGCGGCGGCAGGCCGCGCTTCTTCGCTTCGTGGAAGGCATCCAGCTCATCGGCCTTGGGCACCACGGCGAAGTTGTAGAACGGCGGCGGCGACGGCGTGGCCCATTCCAGCGTGCGTGCATTCCACGGGTCGCCGGTCAGGTCCAGGTTGCGCCTGCGGTCGCGCACGCTCACGTAGATCTGCACCAGCATCAGGATGATGCCCGCGAACACAAACAGTGCACCGATGAAGGCGGCGATCAGGTACGGCGTCCACGCCGGGTTGTCGTACTGGTTCATGCGGCGGGTCATGCCCATGAAGCCGAGCATGTACAGCGGCATGAAGGCCAGGTAGAAGCCGATCACCCAGCAGGCGAACGACCACTTGCCCAGACGCTCGTTGAGGGTGAAGCCGAACACCTTCGGGAACCAGTAAGCGAAGCCGGCCAGGTAGCCGAACAGTGCGCCGCCGATGATGGTGTTGTGGAAGTGCGCGACCAGGAACAGGCTGTTGTGCAGCAGGAAGTCCGCGCCCGGGATGGCCAGCAGCACGCCGGTCATGCCACCGATGGTGAAGGTGACCAGGAACGCGATGGTCCACAACATCGGCACGCTGAACTCGACGCGGCCACCGTACATGGTGAACAGCCAGGTAAAGATCTTCACGCCGGTGGGAATGGCGATGATCATCGTCATGATGCCGAAGAAGGCATTGACGCTGGCACCGGAGCCCATGGTGAAGAAGTGGTGCAGCCAGACGACGAACGACAGGATGCCGATCGCCAGCGTGGCGCCGACCATCGACTTGTAGCCGAACAGCTTCTTGCGCGCGAACGTGGCGGTGACTTCGGAGAAGATGCCGAACGCCGGCAGCACCAGGATGTACACCTCCGGATGGCCCCAGGCCCACACCAGGTTCACGTACATCATCGGGTTGCCACCCAACGTGTTGGTGTAGAAGTTGAAGTCCAGGTAGCGGTCCAGGGTGAGCGCACCCAGCGCCACGGTCAGGATCGGGAAGGCGGCGATGATGATCACGCTGGTGACCAGCACGGTCCAGGTGAACACCGGCATCTTCATCAAGGTCATGCCCGGCGCACGCATGCGCAGGATGGTGATGAACAGGTTGACGCCGGTCAGCAACGTGCCGATGCCCGAGGCCTGCAATGCCCAGATGTAGTAGTCCACGCCCACGCCTGGACTGAACTCGATGCCCGACAGCGGCGGATAGGCGACCCAGCCGGTCATGGCGAATTCGCCAACGCCCAGCGAGATCATCATCAGCGCAGCGCCGACCACGAAGATCCAGAAGCTGAAGGCGTTGAGGAACGGGAACGCCATGTCGCGTGCGCCGATCTGCAGCGGCACGATGATGTTCATCAGGCCGACCACGAACGGGGTGGCCACGAAGAAGATCATGATCACGCCGTGCGCGGTGAAGATCTGGTCGTAGTGCTCCGGTGGCAGGAAGCCATCGCTGCCCGGCCCGGCCGCGGCCAGCTGCGCGCGCATCATCAGCGCGTCGGCGAAGCCACGCACCAGCATGACCAGCGCCACCACCACATACATGATGCCGATCTTCTTGTGGTCCACGGTGGTGAACCAGTCACGCCACAGCGGGCCCCACAGCTTGAAGTACGTCACCGCGCCGAGCAGCGCGAGGCCACCCAGCACCATGGCCGCCAGTGTGACCACGACGATCGGCTCGTGCAGCGGCACGGCCTCCCACGTCAATTTACCCAACATGTTCGTTACTCCTGGGAAACCTGGGCACCACCGGCAGCACCCACCGGGGTAGCAGCAGTGGTGTTCTCACCGACGCCGATGAACTGGTCGATGACCTTCTTGAACAGCAGCGGTTCGACGCTGGAGAAGTGCTGCACCGGCGCGTTCTTCGACGGTGCGGCCAGCGCCTTGAACTGGTTGAAATCCAGTGCCTGCGGTGCGCTGCGCACCTCGGCCACCCAGCGCTCGAACGCCTCGTTGCTGCTGGCGGTGGCGATGAACTTCATGTTCGAGAAGCCATGGCCGCTGTAGTTGCCGGACATGCCGCGGAACTGGCCGGGCTCGTTGGCAATCAGGTGCAGCTGCGTGCGCATGCCGGCCATCGCGTAGATCTGCCCACCCAGCTGCGGGATGAAGAAGGTATTCATCGTCGAGTTGGAGGTGATGTTGAACGCCAGCGGGCGGTTGGCCGGGAAGTTGAGCTGGTTGACCGTGGCGATGCCCAGGTCCGGGTACACGAACACCCACTTCCAGTCGGTGGCGATCACGTCCACGTGCAGCGGTTCACCGGCCACGTCCAGCGGCTTGTACGGGTCCAGCTCGTGGGTCGACTTCCACACGATCACCGCCAGCCCGGCGATGATCAGCAGCGGCACGCCCCAGACCACGATCTCCACCTTGGTGGAGTGCGACCAGTCCGGCGTGTATTTCGCTTTGGTGTTGCCGGCGCGGAAGCGCCAGGCGAATACGAAGGTCAGCACGATGGCCGGTATCACCACGATCAGCATCAGGCCGATGCAGATCAGGATCAGGTCGCGCTGGGCGAGCCCGACCATGCCCTTCGAATCCAGCAGCACCCAGTCACAGCCCGACAGGCCGACGCAGGCCAGGGCGACCAGCGCCAGGCGGATGCGGTTCCAGCAGATATTCATTGGAGGTCAACCCTGTTGAAGAAGCGCGCTTGACCGGCTCGCCTGCGCGCAGCGCCCGGGCGTGGAGCGGCTACACTGTGGGTACGAGGTCGCCTACAAGCAGGCGAACCACTCCAATCAAGCCCATACAAGATACATCATTGTATGGACTTGTGCATCTGCACGTATGGAAAAAACTGACCGATGACGCCACCTGCCGCCGGCCGCCGCCTGAAACATCCCAATCGCACCTGGGTTCGCCCCTTCCGCGAGGGCGCCGGCCCGCTGTACCTGCAGATTGCCCAGCAGGTCCGCGAGGCGGTGGATGACGGGGTGCTGCGCCCGGGCGACCGCCTGCCGCCGCAGCGCGACGTGGCCCAGCAGGTGGGCGTGGACCTGACCACAGTCACCCGCGCCTTCGCCGAGCTGCGCCAGGCCGGGCTGCTCGACGCGCAGGGCGCTGGCGGTACCTTCATCGCGCTGTCGGCCGGCAACCGCAGCACCTCGGTCGACCTGAGCATGAACATCCCGCCGCTGCTGGGCAGCGCGCCGTTCGCACAGGGCATGGAGGCCGGTTTCCAGCACGTGGGCCAGCAGCTGGGCCAGGGCGAACTGATGAGCTACCACGTCGGCGCCGGCACCCGCGAGGACCGCGCCGCCGCGGTGCAGTGGCTGGCGCCGATGCTGGGCACGGTGGGTGCCGACCAGGTGGTGATCTGCCCCGGCGCGCAGACCGCGCTGTGCGCGCTGATCCTGGCCCGCACCCAGCCGGGCGAGCTGATTGCCGCCGAGCAGCTGACCTATCCGGGCCTGCTGGCCGCCGCACGCGTGCTGCAGCGGGGCGTGGTGCCAGTGGCGATGGACGCCGAAGGCATGCTGCCCGAAGCGCTGGAAGAGGCCTGCCAGCTGCGTCGCCCGCGCCTGCTGTATCTGGTACCGACCATCCAGAACCCGACCACGGCGACGATGTCGGCACGGCGCCGGCAGGCACTGCTGGCGGTCGCGAAGCGCCACGATCTAACCGTGATCGAAGACGATCCCTACTGGTTGCTGGCCGGGGACGCCGCACCGCCGCTGGCCGCACACCGCGATGCGGGCTGTCCGGTCTATTACATCTCCACCCTGTCCAAGTGCCTGGCCCCGGGCCTGCGCACCGCCTACCTGGTGGTGCCGGCCGGCGAGCCGATGGAACCGGTGCTGGACGCCCTGCGCGCGATCGCGCTGATGCCAACCCAGCCGATGGTGGCGGTGGCCTCGCAGTGGATCCGCAGCGGCCAGGCCGAGGACATGGTGCAGCGCTTCCAGCAGGAGCTGCGCGAGCGCCAGGCGATTGCCGCGCAGTACCTGCCGTCCCGCGCGCGGGCGCACCCGGCCGGCCTGCACGTATGGCTGCCGCTGCCGCCGCGGCTGGACCAGTACCGGCTGATCCAGGCCGCACAGGAACAGGGGCTGGGCATCGCCAGCTCGGATGCCTTCAGTGTGGAAGAGCCGCCACCGGGCAATGCGATCCGCCTGTCGCTGGGCGGCGCGGTCGACCAGGGCGCGCTGGCCGGGGCACTGGCCAAGCTGAACGAGATCCTGTCCGAGGCCCCCGAGGCACGGCACAACGCCATCGTCTGAACGGGGCGCATGGCGCTTCATCCATACAAGATGATATTTTGTATGCAATGTATGGATGAAGGGACGTGCCTCGATGCGCGCCGAGAAACTGAAGTTCCACCTGGTGATGGCCGGCTGTGGCGGCTTTGTGGTGTTGATGCTAGCCGCGCTGGCCTGGGTCTGCCTGCAGCCACAGACCGTGGACGTACAGGCCGCCGAACGCCACGCCATCGAGCAATGCGTGCAGCGCAGCGAGGATCCGTCGCGTAGCGAGATCCAGCGCCGCGCGCAGGCCGATTCCTGCCGCGAGATGCGCAAGCAGTACGTGCACAAGTTCGGCCGGGAAGATTCCTGATGGGCGCAGCCGCGCCGCGTCGCCGCTGGCTGCTGCCGACGATGATCGCCCTCGCCTGCCTGTTCATGGCCGGCGTCGCGGCTGCACTGTGGCAGTACTTCGGCTACAGCGCGCAGTCGACGTTCACCGAACAGGCCATCGTCTTCGACGACTCGCAGCTGCGCCTGCCGGCCGATCTGGCTGGTGACACCGGCCGCATCCGCGTAGTGCATTTCTGGGACCCGGCCTGCGGCGTGTGCAACCGGGAAACCGGCGCGCACCTGAGCTACCTGATCAGCATGTACCGCCGCGCTGGCATCGACTTCTATGCGATCCGCCGCCCCGGCACCCAGGGCGAACTGCCCGAGCCGCTGCGCAACAAGGTGATCAACCTGCCGACCATCGGCGGCATCGAGCACATTCCGGCCAGCCCTGCTGTCGCTATCTGGGACCGGCAGGGCCATCTGGCCTACGCCGGCCCGTACAGCATCGGCATGGTCTGCAACTCGGCCAACAGCTTCGTCGAACCGCTGCTGGACAAACTGGTACGCGGCGAAACCGTGCGCCCGAAAGGACTGCTTGCCGTGGGCTGCTACTGCCCCTGGCCGGCCAAGCGCTGAGGACGCGCAATGACATCACTGACGCTGGCCGGTGCGGCCGCCGCAAACAACAACGGCGGTCACCTGTCCGAACCGACCGATGGTTATGGACAGGCTCCCGCCGTTGGAAGCAACGATACGCCCCGACATGTTCCGTACATGCCGCGACCGGATGTCGCAGCCCGCGAATGGGTGCAGGACGTGCTCGCGCACAACGGGCCGATCTACCTGCGCATCGTCAATTCGCTGGAACGCACGGTGCGCCGCGGTGGCCTCGCACCGGGCCAGCGCCTGCCCTCGCAGCGCGCGTTGGCGCAGCAGCTCGGCGTCGACCTGACCACGGTGACGCGGGCATTTGATGAAGCACGCAAGCGCGGCCTGATCGAGGCGCGCGGGCCACAAGGCAGTTTCATCGCACCGCCCAAGGCCGGCTTCGACCAGGTGGTGGACCTGAGCATGAACGTGCCGCCGGTGCCCGATGCAGATGCATTGGCCGAGACGCTGCGTCGCGGTGCAGCCGCCGTGCTTGCGCGCAGCAATGCACCGAACCTGATGACCTACCACCTGGGCGGCGGCAACCCGACCGACCGCCATGCGGCAGCGCGCTGGCTGCAACCGATGCTGGGCGCGGTGGACGATGCCTGCCTGCTGCTGACCGAAGGTGCGCAGGTGGCGTTGGCCGCCATCCTGGTCAGCCAGGGACGCGATGGCGACGCAATCCTGTGCGACACGCTGGTCTACCCGGGCCTGCTGCAGGCCGCGGCCGCGCTGGGCCGGCGACTGCTGCCGGTGGACAGCGACGAGCACGGCATGTGCCCCGAGGCGCTGGCGCGGTTGGCACGCGAAAGCGGTGCGCGGCTGGTCTATCTCAATTCCACCTGCCAGAATCCGACCGCACTGACCCTGCCGCTGCATCGGCGCGAAGCGCTGGCGCGCGTGCTGGAAAGCGAAGGCCTGCTGGCGATCGAAGACGATCCTTACTGGCACCTCGCCGAAGAGGCACCGACACCGCTGGCAACGCTGGCACCGCGTCAAGTGTTCCATGTGGCGACGCTGTCGAAGGTGATCAGCCCCGGCCTGCGCACCGCCTTCGTGCGCTGCCCGAGTGCCGCGCACGCCGAGGCGATGGCGTCGGCCCTGCGGGCCACCCGGTTGATGGGGCATCCGCTGGTGGCGGCGCTGGCGAGCCAGCTGCTGCTGGATGGTTCGGCACAGTCACTGCTGGCGCAGGTCCGCACCGAGGCGCGCGAGCGCATGCGCATGGCGCGGTATCTGCTGGCGCCGTCGCTGCTGCAGCGTGCCGAGGGCCTGCATGCCTGGTGCCGGGTACCGGCGCCGTGGACCGACGCCACGCTGGTGCGTACCGCGCAGCTGCAGGGTCTGGCGATCGCACCGTCATCGGCATTCTGCCCGCCCGGGGTGCTGCATCAGAACGGCGTGCGGCTGTCGCTGGGATTGGCAGCGGATCGCCGGCAGCTGGAAAGTGCGCTGCGACGGATCGATCGGTTGTTGTTGTCGGATGCGTTGCCGGCGATCGAGCGGTAGGCGTGGATGGGGTGTGCCAACCAAGGTTGGCACCCACCAGAGCAGGGTCAGGCCAGGGCAGAGAGCGCCTGCACCAACGCATCCATCTGCTCCGGCCGGGTGAACACCGACGGCGTCACCCGCACGCAGGCGCCGGAGTCCAAACCGTCGCGATGGGTGGTGAACACGCGATGCTCGTCCAGCAGGCGCTTCTGCAGCGCGATGTTGTCCGCCACGCTGGCGCGCCCGCGCAGGCGGAAGCTGGCCAGCGCACTGGCCAGCGCAGGATCCGGCGAGGACAGCACTTCGATATGCGCCATCTGCCGCGCCGGCACGGTCCAGCGCTCACGCAGGTAGCGCAGGCGCGCCTGCTTGTTGGCCGCACCGATGCGTTGATGCAGGGCAATCGCCTCCGGGAGTGCCAGATAGGCGGCGAAGTTGACCGTACCGGTATGCACACGGCTGCCCACGCGACCATCGTCGGTCTCGCCCATGTAGGGGTCCAGGTCGGTTACGCGCCCCTTGCGCACGTACATCGCGCCGACACCGACCGGCGCACCGATCCACTTGTGCAGGTTGATGCCGACGAAATCGGCCTTCAGCTGCGGCACCGCGTAGTCGATCTGGCCAAACCCATGGGCCGCATCGACGATCACATCGATGCCGTGCGCACGCGCGCGTTCGGCGATCTCGGCCACCGGCAGCACCAGCCCATGGCGGTGGCTGACCTGGGTCAGCAGCACCAGCTTCAGACGCGGCAACCGCGCGAATGCGTCCTCATACGCCTGCAGGATCTGCGCGTGGTCAGGCACCGCCGGCAGCGCGATACGCTCGACCTGCACGCCACGCCGCTGCTGCAGCCAGCGCATCGCGCCGATCATGCTGTCGTAGTCGATGTCGGCGTAGAGCACCTGGTCGCCAGGCTGCAGGCGGTTGTAGCCGCCGATCAGCGCCAGCATCGCCTCGGTGGCACCACGGGTCAGTGCGATCTCGTCGGCACCCACGCCCAGCAACTCGGCCACCTGCCGCTGCACCGCCATGTACTGCGCCGGAAACTCGCGACGGCCATACCACGCGTTGCCACGGTTCACCTCGGCGGTGTGGCGCTGGTAGCTGGCCAGCGTCTCTCGGCCCATCGCCCCCCAGTAGCCGTTCTCCAGGTGGTTCACTTCATCGGTGATGTCGAAGTGGCTGGCCACGGTGGCCCAGTAGCCTTCATCGCGGGCCAGCACGTCCGGCGCCACGGTCGTTGCGGGAATCTGCATGGGCGAAGCGTAACCCGCGGCAGCCATGGCCGGCAGTGAAGACAGCGCGGCTGCAGCCGGCAGCAGTGCACCGGCACGCAACAGGGAGCGGCGGGTCGGGTCCATCAGAAGCTCAGCCGGTACTGTGCATACAGGTTGGCGCCGTCGGTGTCGTATGGCGCGTTGCGCGAGTAGACCAGGCCGCGACTGGCCTGGAAGGTCGCTTCGTCCGGATAGCGGTCGAACACGTTGTCCGCGCCCACGCGCAGGCTGTGGTGCTCGTTGATGCGGTAGCCCACGGCCAGGTCGAGGAAGCTCATCGCGCCGAAACGCTGGTAGATGTCGCCCACCGCATTGCCGCTGGAGTCGGTCCAGGCACCGTAGTAGCGCATGCGCGCCATCAGCGACCAGGCTCCGATGTCCCAGCTGCCGGTCAGGCTGCCCTTGTGCTCGGGCAGGCGATCTTCGAACAGCACGCGCTGGGTTTCGTTGGTGGCCACCGAGGTGCTGCCGTTGTCCACCCGGGTGCGGTTGTAGTTGTAGGCCAGGGTCAGCGTCATGCGGCCCGCGCCGAGGTCGCGCAGGTAGTTGCCGACCACGTCCACGCCGGTGGTGGTGGTATCGAAATCGTTGGTGAAGTAGTTCACCGAGGTATAGCCCAGCGGATTCGGTGTGCCGGCCGGAATGGCGAAGCTGGCCGACTGGCTGAAGCGGTCGGTGAGCTTGATCTGGTAGACATCCACCGAGCCGGAGAGGCCCAGGTCGGTGCGCCAGGTCAGGCCCAGCGACGCGGTACGCGATTCTTCCGGCTTCAGTGGCCTGGCACCGAGCATCTGCGCCAGCGGATCGTTCGGCGACAGGCGGCCACTGGTGAAGATCTGCAGGGTGCGCGTATCCAGGCCCTGGGTGGTGCTGGTGGTGTTGAGCTGCGCCGGGGTCGGTGCGCGGAAGCCGGTGGACACCGTGCCGCGCAGGGCCACGTCCGGGGTGATCGCGAAACGTGCGGACAGCTTGCCGTCCAGGGTGCTGCCGAAGCTTGAGAAGTCCTCGTAACGGCTGGCAGCACCGATGCTCCAGCGCTCGCCCAGCGGCACTTCCATATCCACATAGGCCGCCTTGCTGCGCTGGCTCCACTGCCCGGCCTGGCTGGCCGAGAAGCCCGGCGCGCCGTTGGAATTGGCTTCCAGCCCTGCCGCC
This portion of the Stenotrophomonas sp. WZN-1 genome encodes:
- a CDS encoding PLP-dependent aminotransferase family protein yields the protein MTSLTLAGAAAANNNGGHLSEPTDGYGQAPAVGSNDTPRHVPYMPRPDVAAREWVQDVLAHNGPIYLRIVNSLERTVRRGGLAPGQRLPSQRALAQQLGVDLTTVTRAFDEARKRGLIEARGPQGSFIAPPKAGFDQVVDLSMNVPPVPDADALAETLRRGAAAVLARSNAPNLMTYHLGGGNPTDRHAAARWLQPMLGAVDDACLLLTEGAQVALAAILVSQGRDGDAILCDTLVYPGLLQAAAALGRRLLPVDSDEHGMCPEALARLARESGARLVYLNSTCQNPTALTLPLHRREALARVLESEGLLAIEDDPYWHLAEEAPTPLATLAPRQVFHVATLSKVISPGLRTAFVRCPSAAHAEAMASALRATRLMGHPLVAALASQLLLDGSAQSLLAQVRTEARERMRMARYLLAPSLLQRAEGLHAWCRVPAPWTDATLVRTAQLQGLAIAPSSAFCPPGVLHQNGVRLSLGLAADRRQLESALRRIDRLLLSDALPAIER
- the cyoC gene encoding cytochrome o ubiquinol oxidase subunit III, with the translated sequence MNLLTRPELASDTLAHEDHHEHDHGHEQGGMKVFGMWVYLMSDLVLFGSLFASYAVLSTAYAGGPTGKDLFSLPFVMAETFLLLVSSITYGQAVLAMHRHDTSAVLRWLAVTFVLGASFIGMEIYEFSHLIHEGAGPSTSAYLSAFFALVATHGLHVASGLIWMAVVMHQVYRRGLTPTNITRVSCLSLFWHFLDLVWICVFTFVYLIGAF
- a CDS encoding DUF6436 domain-containing protein, with the translated sequence MGAAAPRRRWLLPTMIALACLFMAGVAAALWQYFGYSAQSTFTEQAIVFDDSQLRLPADLAGDTGRIRVVHFWDPACGVCNRETGAHLSYLISMYRRAGIDFYAIRRPGTQGELPEPLRNKVINLPTIGGIEHIPASPAVAIWDRQGHLAYAGPYSIGMVCNSANSFVEPLLDKLVRGETVRPKGLLAVGCYCPWPAKR
- the cyoB gene encoding cytochrome o ubiquinol oxidase subunit I; amino-acid sequence: MLGKLTWEAVPLHEPIVVVTLAAMVLGGLALLGAVTYFKLWGPLWRDWFTTVDHKKIGIMYVVVALVMLVRGFADALMMRAQLAAAGPGSDGFLPPEHYDQIFTAHGVIMIFFVATPFVVGLMNIIVPLQIGARDMAFPFLNAFSFWIFVVGAALMMISLGVGEFAMTGWVAYPPLSGIEFSPGVGVDYYIWALQASGIGTLLTGVNLFITILRMRAPGMTLMKMPVFTWTVLVTSVIIIAAFPILTVALGALTLDRYLDFNFYTNTLGGNPMMYVNLVWAWGHPEVYILVLPAFGIFSEVTATFARKKLFGYKSMVGATLAIGILSFVVWLHHFFTMGSGASVNAFFGIMTMIIAIPTGVKIFTWLFTMYGGRVEFSVPMLWTIAFLVTFTIGGMTGVLLAIPGADFLLHNSLFLVAHFHNTIIGGALFGYLAGFAYWFPKVFGFTLNERLGKWSFACWVIGFYLAFMPLYMLGFMGMTRRMNQYDNPAWTPYLIAAFIGALFVFAGIILMLVQIYVSVRDRRRNLDLTGDPWNARTLEWATPSPPPFYNFAVVPKADELDAFHEAKKRGLPPPPKKYAAIHMPKNTGVPLILNIWILVLCFALVWHIWWMAAASFIAMIVTLIVRSYDEDVDYYVSSEEVARTEAASLAKLKEVRA
- a CDS encoding aminotransferase class V-fold PLP-dependent enzyme: MDPTRRSLLRAGALLPAAAALSSLPAMAAAGYASPMQIPATTVAPDVLARDEGYWATVASHFDITDEVNHLENGYWGAMGRETLASYQRHTAEVNRGNAWYGRREFPAQYMAVQRQVAELLGVGADEIALTRGATEAMLALIGGYNRLQPGDQVLYADIDYDSMIGAMRWLQQRRGVQVERIALPAVPDHAQILQAYEDAFARLPRLKLVLLTQVSHRHGLVLPVAEIAERARAHGIDVIVDAAHGFGQIDYAVPQLKADFVGINLHKWIGAPVGVGAMYVRKGRVTDLDPYMGETDDGRVGSRVHTGTVNFAAYLALPEAIALHQRIGAANKQARLRYLRERWTVPARQMAHIEVLSSPDPALASALASFRLRGRASVADNIALQKRLLDEHRVFTTHRDGLDSGACVRVTPSVFTRPEQMDALVQALSALA
- a CDS encoding PLP-dependent aminotransferase family protein, with the translated sequence MTPPAAGRRLKHPNRTWVRPFREGAGPLYLQIAQQVREAVDDGVLRPGDRLPPQRDVAQQVGVDLTTVTRAFAELRQAGLLDAQGAGGTFIALSAGNRSTSVDLSMNIPPLLGSAPFAQGMEAGFQHVGQQLGQGELMSYHVGAGTREDRAAAVQWLAPMLGTVGADQVVICPGAQTALCALILARTQPGELIAAEQLTYPGLLAAARVLQRGVVPVAMDAEGMLPEALEEACQLRRPRLLYLVPTIQNPTTATMSARRRQALLAVAKRHDLTVIEDDPYWLLAGDAAPPLAAHRDAGCPVYYISTLSKCLAPGLRTAYLVVPAGEPMEPVLDALRAIALMPTQPMVAVASQWIRSGQAEDMVQRFQQELRERQAIAAQYLPSRARAHPAGLHVWLPLPPRLDQYRLIQAAQEQGLGIASSDAFSVEEPPPGNAIRLSLGGAVDQGALAGALAKLNEILSEAPEARHNAIV
- the cyoA gene encoding ubiquinol oxidase subunit II; translated protein: MNICWNRIRLALVALACVGLSGCDWVLLDSKGMVGLAQRDLILICIGLMLIVVIPAIVLTFVFAWRFRAGNTKAKYTPDWSHSTKVEIVVWGVPLLIIAGLAVIVWKSTHELDPYKPLDVAGEPLHVDVIATDWKWVFVYPDLGIATVNQLNFPANRPLAFNITSNSTMNTFFIPQLGGQIYAMAGMRTQLHLIANEPGQFRGMSGNYSGHGFSNMKFIATASSNEAFERWVAEVRSAPQALDFNQFKALAAPSKNAPVQHFSSVEPLLFKKVIDQFIGVGENTTAATPVGAAGGAQVSQE